The proteins below are encoded in one region of Helianthus annuus cultivar XRQ/B chromosome 2, HanXRQr2.0-SUNRISE, whole genome shotgun sequence:
- the LOC110913766 gene encoding uncharacterized protein LOC110913766 isoform X1: protein MTMNSDTNPKMVRLDGRSSGKSPCIGFRHSSSFILQVMMLVRFVLCLAHESVRITQEAVESTRSSRVNSVRVWSNFSQLSGQWLGSTVVEFGSGHARIGRVRFHSAQLSHQEPTRSTQLTRSTQLTRSTQLTRSTQLTRSTQSAHPTFRRKIWDIIECTLASLVLETTSQSHIKLALQGIFRLHF from the exons ATGACGATGAATTCCGACACAAATCCGAAGATGGTTCGGCTCGACGGCAGGAGCTCCGGTAAGTCTCCTTGTATCGGATTTAGACATTCAAGTTCATTCATTCTTCAGGTGATGATGTTAGTTCGATTCGTGTTATGTTTGGCTCATGAGTCGGTTCGGATTACACAGGAGGCAgtcgagtcaactcggtcaagcCGAGTTAACTCGGTCCGGGTCTGGTCAAACTTCAGTCAGCTTTCAGGTCAATGGCTCGGGTCAACAGTGGTCGAGTTTGGTTCGGGTCATGCGCGGATCGGACGGGTCAGATTTCACTCGGCTCAACTCAGTCATCAAGAGccgactcggtcaactcagttgacccggtcaactcagttgacccggtcaactcagttgacccggtcaactcagttgacccggtcaactcagtcagCTCACCCGACATTCCGACGGAAGATTTG ggatattatagaatgcacgctagcgagtctcgtcttggaaacgacatcacaaaGTCATATTAAGCTAGCTTTGcaaggaatattcag gttgcatttctaa
- the LOC110913766 gene encoding uncharacterized protein LOC110913766 isoform X2: protein MTMNSDTNPKMVRLDGRSSGKSPCIGFRHSSSFILQVMMLVRFVLCLAHESVRITQEAVESTRSSRVNSVRVWSNFSQLSGQWLGSTVVEFGSGHARIGRVRFHSAQLSHQEPTRSTQLTRSTQLTRSTQLTRSTQLTRSTQSAHPTFRRKIWLHF, encoded by the exons ATGACGATGAATTCCGACACAAATCCGAAGATGGTTCGGCTCGACGGCAGGAGCTCCGGTAAGTCTCCTTGTATCGGATTTAGACATTCAAGTTCATTCATTCTTCAGGTGATGATGTTAGTTCGATTCGTGTTATGTTTGGCTCATGAGTCGGTTCGGATTACACAGGAGGCAgtcgagtcaactcggtcaagcCGAGTTAACTCGGTCCGGGTCTGGTCAAACTTCAGTCAGCTTTCAGGTCAATGGCTCGGGTCAACAGTGGTCGAGTTTGGTTCGGGTCATGCGCGGATCGGACGGGTCAGATTTCACTCGGCTCAACTCAGTCATCAAGAGccgactcggtcaactcagttgacccggtcaactcagttgacccggtcaactcagttgacccggtcaactcagttgacccggtcaactcagtcagCTCACCCGACATTCCGACGGAAGATTTG gttgcatttctaa